The following are encoded together in the Streptomyces flavofungini genome:
- the glgB gene encoding 1,4-alpha-glucan branching enzyme codes for MTRRPTSRTPSDHPEHEPDSTPAQPDPARSPRAPKTSASARAGEPPSAAEKTAAKKATAKKTAAKKTGTAKAAKKTVKKATKKTVEAAAAKKTVKAAKTVKAAQAVEAVDTARATAAPVSPVPEADRVRLLDGTHHDPHSVLGAHLTGDGVAFRALRPYARAVAVVAGELRAELADDGEGFFSAVVPLRAVPDSYRLRVTYDGAELETPDAYGFLPALGDFDLHLVGEGRHERLWDALGARPMTHQGVRGTRFTVWAPNARGVRVVGDFNFWDGAGFPMRSLGGSGVWELFVPGLDAGELYKFQITRPDGGMTYRADPLARRTEVPPANSSVVHESTHVWRDEEWMRRRGETPVHEAPFSVYEVHLASWRPGLTYRRLADQLPAYVADLGFTHVELMPVAEHPFGGSWGYQVTGFYAPTARLGSPDDFKHLIDALHRAGIGVLMDWVPAHFPRDDWALAEFDGRTLYEHEDPARAAHPDWGTLEFDYGRKEVRNFLVANATYWCEEFHIDGLRVDAVASMLYLDYSREHGEWSPNEHGGRENLDAVAFLQEMNATVYRRCPGVVTIAEESTAWDGVTRATHHTGPGGFGGLGFGLKWNMGWMHDSLGYMSKDPVHRKHHHHEMTFSMVYAYSENYVLPISHDEVVHGKGSLVSKMPGDWWQQRANERAYLGFMWAHPGKQLLFMGQEFAQGAEWSEGHGPDWWLLDPAYGAEPDHRGVRDLVRDLNALYRAVPALWQRDTDPGGFAWVDSDAAEDNVFAFLRHDAQGSPLLAVCHFSPVVRQDYRVGVPEEYAAWQEVLNTDAARYGGSDTLNPHALKPDATPSHGHPTSLRLTLPPLATIWLRPA; via the coding sequence GTGACCCGCCGCCCCACCTCCCGCACCCCGTCGGACCACCCCGAACACGAGCCCGACAGCACGCCCGCGCAGCCGGATCCGGCGCGGTCGCCGAGGGCCCCGAAGACGTCCGCGTCAGCGCGCGCGGGCGAGCCGCCGAGCGCGGCCGAGAAGACCGCCGCGAAGAAGGCCACGGCGAAGAAGACCGCGGCCAAGAAGACCGGCACGGCCAAGGCGGCCAAGAAGACGGTCAAGAAGGCCACCAAGAAGACGGTCGAGGCGGCAGCAGCCAAGAAGACGGTCAAAGCGGCCAAGACGGTCAAGGCGGCCCAGGCAGTCGAAGCAGTCGACACGGCCAGGGCGACCGCCGCCCCCGTCTCCCCTGTCCCCGAAGCCGACCGTGTCCGGCTGCTCGACGGGACCCACCACGACCCGCACTCCGTGCTCGGCGCCCACCTCACCGGTGACGGCGTGGCGTTCCGCGCGCTGCGGCCGTACGCCCGTGCCGTGGCCGTCGTCGCCGGGGAGCTGCGGGCCGAACTGGCCGACGACGGGGAGGGGTTCTTCTCGGCGGTGGTGCCGCTGCGCGCCGTTCCGGACTCCTACCGGCTGCGCGTGACGTACGACGGGGCGGAGCTGGAGACCCCGGACGCGTACGGGTTCCTGCCCGCGCTCGGCGACTTCGATCTGCACCTGGTCGGCGAGGGCCGGCACGAGCGGCTGTGGGACGCGCTCGGTGCGCGGCCGATGACGCACCAGGGGGTGCGCGGGACCCGGTTCACGGTGTGGGCGCCGAACGCCCGGGGCGTGCGGGTCGTGGGGGACTTCAACTTCTGGGACGGCGCGGGCTTCCCGATGCGGTCGCTCGGCGGCAGCGGGGTGTGGGAGCTGTTCGTGCCGGGCCTCGACGCGGGTGAGCTGTACAAGTTCCAGATCACGCGGCCGGACGGCGGCATGACGTACCGCGCGGACCCGCTGGCACGCCGTACGGAGGTGCCGCCCGCGAACTCCTCCGTCGTCCACGAGTCGACCCACGTGTGGCGGGACGAGGAGTGGATGCGGCGCCGCGGCGAGACCCCCGTGCACGAGGCGCCGTTCTCGGTGTACGAGGTGCACCTGGCGTCCTGGCGCCCCGGGCTCACGTACCGCCGGCTCGCCGACCAGCTGCCCGCCTACGTGGCCGACCTGGGCTTCACGCACGTGGAGCTGATGCCCGTCGCCGAGCACCCCTTCGGCGGCTCCTGGGGGTACCAGGTCACCGGTTTCTACGCGCCGACGGCCCGCCTCGGCTCGCCCGACGACTTCAAGCACCTGATCGACGCCCTGCACCGGGCCGGGATCGGCGTCCTCATGGACTGGGTGCCCGCGCACTTCCCGCGCGACGACTGGGCGCTCGCGGAGTTCGACGGGCGGACGCTGTACGAGCACGAGGATCCGGCGCGGGCGGCGCACCCCGACTGGGGGACCCTGGAGTTCGACTACGGGCGCAAGGAGGTGCGGAACTTCCTCGTCGCCAACGCGACGTACTGGTGCGAGGAGTTCCACATCGACGGCCTGCGCGTGGACGCGGTGGCCTCGATGCTCTACCTCGACTACTCGCGCGAGCACGGCGAATGGTCGCCGAACGAGCACGGCGGCCGGGAGAACCTGGACGCCGTCGCCTTCCTCCAGGAGATGAACGCCACCGTCTACCGGCGCTGCCCCGGCGTCGTCACCATCGCCGAGGAGTCCACCGCCTGGGACGGCGTCACCCGGGCCACCCACCACACCGGGCCCGGCGGCTTCGGCGGCCTCGGCTTCGGCCTGAAGTGGAACATGGGCTGGATGCACGACTCGCTGGGCTACATGTCCAAGGACCCGGTGCACCGCAAGCACCACCACCACGAGATGACGTTCTCGATGGTGTACGCCTACAGCGAGAACTACGTCCTGCCGATCTCGCACGACGAGGTGGTGCACGGCAAGGGCTCGCTGGTGTCGAAGATGCCGGGCGACTGGTGGCAGCAGCGCGCGAACGAGCGCGCCTACCTGGGCTTCATGTGGGCCCACCCGGGCAAGCAACTGCTCTTCATGGGGCAGGAGTTCGCGCAGGGCGCGGAGTGGTCGGAGGGTCACGGGCCCGACTGGTGGCTGCTCGACCCGGCGTACGGCGCGGAGCCCGACCACCGGGGCGTGCGCGACCTGGTGCGCGACCTGAACGCCCTGTACCGTGCCGTGCCCGCGCTCTGGCAGCGGGACACCGACCCGGGCGGGTTCGCGTGGGTCGACTCGGACGCCGCCGAGGACAACGTGTTCGCCTTCCTCCGCCATGACGCGCAGGGCTCTCCGCTGCTCGCGGTGTGCCACTTCTCGCCGGTGGTCCGGCAGGACTACCGGGTGGGCGTCCCGGAGGAGTACGCGGCCTGGCAGGAGGTCCTGAACACCGACGCCGCCCGCTACGGCGGCAGCGACACCCTCAACCCCCACGCCCTCAAGCCGGACGCGACCCCGTCCCACGGCCATCCCACGTCCCTGCGCCTGACGTTGCCCCCGCTCGCCACGATCTGGCTCCGCCCGGCGTAG
- a CDS encoding HelD family protein, which yields MSSEELREEQQFVSGLYARLDALREEAESAVQASLAQVGNGSQARLERDVMVAEQSGLLAAFDAGENGLCFGRLEFRDGRDHHIGRIGIRASDVERTPLVIDWRAEVARPFYLATGHTPMGLRRRRHITSEGRRVTALHDEILDLSDTTRTGHEAADADEVLLAALDSARTGRMHDIVQTIQAEQDRVIRAPHQGVLVVEGGPGTGKTVVALHRAAFLLYAHRELLAKRAVLVVGPNPAFLGYIGEVLPALGETGVLLATLGELFPGVTATGTDSPAAAEVKGRVEMADVLARALRDRQQLPEPGAPMVIEHDDGELILDWSIAYEARDAARAADQPHNLARPTFAFHVIDALTRQLAERIGHDPYGGPNFLGPDDIAQLGKAVAVSPEVHAAVEELWPTLTPEEFVTEFLAEPVHLSDADAAAVRRAPGADWTPADVPLLDEAAELLGVDDSAERARAEARWQREVAYAQGVLDVSYASRTYEFEDKEETDPDGAEVLLAHDIVDAERMAERQEEADHRSAAERAAADRTWAFGHIIVDEAQELSAMAWRLLMRRSPTRSMTLVGDPAQTAESGGVGSWSEILAPYVEDRWEYARLGVNYRTPAEIMEVAARVPRAAGVAGFEPPSSVRSTGVRPWARRVDDLAAAVADAVAEEAPEVGRLAVIAPRELHGALAGKLPDVAGPGAELDLTRSVVLIDPRQAKGLEFDSVLVVEPALYGTSDLYVALTRATQRLGILASGALPDALASLL from the coding sequence TTGTCAAGCGAGGAATTGCGGGAAGAGCAGCAATTCGTCTCCGGGCTGTACGCGCGCCTCGACGCGCTGCGCGAGGAGGCCGAGTCCGCCGTACAGGCGTCATTGGCGCAGGTCGGCAACGGGTCACAGGCACGCCTTGAGCGCGATGTGATGGTGGCAGAGCAGTCCGGGCTGCTCGCCGCCTTCGACGCGGGCGAGAACGGTCTCTGTTTCGGGCGCCTGGAATTCAGGGACGGCCGTGACCATCACATCGGGCGCATCGGAATCCGCGCGTCCGACGTCGAGCGCACGCCTTTGGTCATCGACTGGCGGGCGGAGGTGGCGCGCCCCTTCTATCTCGCCACCGGACACACCCCGATGGGCCTGCGGCGACGCCGGCACATCACCAGCGAGGGCCGCCGGGTCACGGCCCTGCACGACGAGATCCTCGACCTCAGCGACACCACCCGCACCGGGCACGAGGCCGCCGACGCCGACGAGGTGCTGCTCGCCGCGCTCGACTCCGCGCGCACCGGCCGCATGCACGACATCGTGCAGACCATCCAGGCCGAGCAGGACCGCGTGATCCGCGCCCCGCACCAGGGCGTGCTCGTCGTCGAGGGCGGGCCCGGCACCGGCAAGACGGTCGTCGCGCTGCACCGGGCGGCGTTCCTGCTGTACGCGCACCGGGAGCTGCTCGCCAAGCGGGCCGTCCTGGTCGTCGGGCCCAACCCGGCGTTCCTCGGCTACATCGGCGAGGTGCTGCCCGCGCTCGGCGAGACCGGGGTGCTGCTCGCGACGCTCGGCGAGCTGTTCCCCGGAGTGACCGCGACCGGCACCGACTCGCCCGCCGCCGCCGAGGTCAAGGGGCGGGTGGAGATGGCCGACGTGCTCGCGCGGGCGCTGCGCGACCGGCAGCAACTGCCGGAGCCCGGGGCGCCGATGGTCATCGAGCACGACGACGGCGAGCTGATCCTGGACTGGTCGATCGCGTACGAGGCGCGGGACGCGGCGCGCGCGGCGGACCAGCCGCACAACCTCGCCCGGCCCACCTTCGCCTTCCACGTCATCGACGCGCTGACCCGGCAGCTGGCCGAGCGCATCGGCCACGACCCGTACGGCGGGCCCAACTTCCTCGGGCCCGACGACATCGCCCAGCTCGGCAAGGCCGTCGCCGTCAGCCCCGAGGTGCACGCCGCCGTCGAGGAGCTGTGGCCCACGCTGACGCCGGAGGAGTTCGTCACGGAGTTCCTCGCCGAGCCCGTGCACCTGTCCGACGCGGACGCCGCCGCGGTCCGACGGGCGCCGGGCGCCGACTGGACGCCCGCCGACGTGCCGCTCCTCGACGAGGCCGCGGAGCTCCTCGGCGTCGACGACAGCGCCGAGCGCGCCCGCGCGGAGGCCCGGTGGCAGCGCGAGGTCGCGTACGCGCAGGGCGTGCTCGACGTGTCGTACGCCTCCCGCACCTACGAGTTCGAGGACAAGGAGGAGACCGACCCCGACGGCGCCGAGGTGCTGCTCGCGCACGACATCGTGGACGCCGAGCGGATGGCCGAGCGGCAGGAGGAGGCCGACCACCGCAGCGCGGCGGAGCGGGCCGCCGCCGACCGGACCTGGGCGTTCGGGCACATCATCGTCGACGAGGCGCAGGAGCTGTCCGCGATGGCCTGGCGGCTGCTCATGCGGCGCAGTCCGACGCGGTCGATGACGCTCGTCGGGGACCCGGCGCAGACCGCCGAGTCCGGGGGCGTCGGCTCCTGGAGCGAGATCCTCGCGCCGTACGTCGAGGACCGCTGGGAGTACGCGCGCCTCGGCGTCAACTACCGTACGCCCGCCGAGATCATGGAGGTCGCGGCCCGGGTGCCGCGGGCCGCGGGGGTGGCCGGGTTCGAGCCGCCCTCGTCGGTGCGGAGCACCGGCGTGCGGCCGTGGGCGCGGCGGGTCGACGATCTCGCCGCCGCCGTCGCGGACGCCGTCGCCGAGGAGGCACCGGAGGTGGGGCGGCTCGCCGTGATCGCCCCTCGCGAGCTGCACGGTGCCCTCGCGGGCAAGCTGCCGGACGTGGCCGGGCCGGGCGCCGAGCTCGACCTGACGCGGAGTGTCGTCCTCATCGATCCGCGGCAGGCCAAGGGGCTGGAGTTCGACTCGGTGCTGGTCGTCGAGCCTGCTCTGTACGGGACCAGTGATCTGTACGTCGCCCTCACGCGGGCCACGCAGCGGCTCGGGATCCTCGCGTCGGGGGCGCTGCCGGACGCCTTGGCCTCGCTGCTGTAG
- a CDS encoding NAD(P)-dependent oxidoreductase has translation MPDETNSAPSTPAAPSTPAAPSKFSAAPTPTPVTVLGLGAMGQALAGAFLAAGHPTTIWNRSAGKGDDLVARGATRAASAADAVRAGEVVVVCVVDYDASQAVLEPLAADLSGRVLVNVTSDSPERAREAAKWAAGHGIAYLDGAVMIPTVMVGTPEALLFYSGDEAAYKKHEALLRSLGGQSAYVGADHGLAAVYDLSMLDFFWTSMAGLVHGYALAAKDGVPASALAPFLQSHFSLIALLIGETATEVDAGAYPGEQANLAVELEGVEHILHAAERRGLDVSVLRGVRDVAKRAVDLGHGGDSWTATVEGVRNPRA, from the coding sequence ATGCCCGACGAAACGAACTCCGCCCCCTCCACGCCCGCCGCTCCCTCTACGCCCGCCGCTCCCTCTAAGTTCTCCGCAGCCCCCACCCCCACCCCCGTCACCGTCCTCGGCCTCGGCGCCATGGGCCAGGCCCTCGCGGGGGCCTTCCTCGCGGCCGGTCACCCGACGACCATCTGGAACCGTTCCGCGGGCAAGGGCGACGACCTGGTCGCCCGGGGCGCCACCCGGGCCGCGAGCGCGGCGGACGCGGTGCGCGCGGGCGAGGTCGTCGTCGTGTGCGTCGTCGACTACGACGCCTCCCAGGCCGTCCTGGAGCCGCTGGCCGCCGACCTCTCCGGGCGCGTCCTCGTGAACGTCACCTCGGACTCCCCGGAGCGCGCCCGCGAGGCGGCGAAGTGGGCGGCCGGGCACGGCATCGCCTATCTGGACGGCGCGGTCATGATCCCGACCGTGATGGTCGGCACCCCGGAGGCGCTGCTCTTCTACTCAGGTGACGAGGCCGCGTACAAGAAGCACGAGGCGCTGCTGAGATCCCTCGGCGGCCAGTCCGCGTACGTCGGCGCGGACCACGGCCTCGCCGCCGTGTACGACCTGTCGATGCTCGACTTCTTCTGGACGTCGATGGCGGGTCTGGTGCACGGCTACGCCCTCGCCGCGAAGGACGGCGTCCCGGCCTCGGCGCTCGCCCCGTTCCTGCAGTCCCACTTCTCGCTCATCGCCCTGCTGATCGGCGAGACGGCCACGGAGGTGGACGCGGGCGCGTACCCGGGCGAGCAGGCGAACCTCGCCGTGGAGCTGGAGGGCGTCGAGCACATCCTGCACGCCGCGGAGCGCCGCGGCCTGGACGTCTCCGTGCTGCGCGGGGTGCGGGACGTCGCCAAGCGGGCGGTGGACCTGGGCCACGGCGGGGACAGTTGGACGGCGACGGTCGAGGGCGTCCGCAACCCCCGCGCGTGA
- a CDS encoding carbohydrate kinase family protein produces MAVTGSIATDHLLTYPGRFTEQLVPDRLDHVSLSFLADDLEVRHGGVAANIAFGLAGLGLRPLLVGAAGRDFTDYAARLTAAGVDTSGVRVSAERHTARFVCTTDRDQNQIATFYAGAMAEARAIDLAALVPRPGGLLLVHIGADDPAAMLRHTATCRALGIPFAADPSQQLARLDETQARQLVFGASLLFTNAYEAGLLCKRTGWSEEEVLTRVGSWITTLGADGVTIARAGRPPLRLPAVPARRIADPTGAGDAFRAGYLAGVARGWPADRSARLGCALAALALESVGTQEYEPSRVRETAYLPFGEYLTK; encoded by the coding sequence ATCGCCGTCACCGGATCCATCGCCACCGACCACCTCCTCACCTACCCGGGCCGCTTCACCGAACAGCTCGTCCCCGACCGGCTCGACCACGTCTCGCTGTCCTTCCTGGCCGACGACCTGGAGGTACGCCACGGAGGCGTGGCCGCCAACATCGCCTTCGGGCTCGCGGGCCTCGGCCTCAGGCCACTCCTCGTGGGCGCGGCCGGACGGGACTTCACCGACTACGCCGCCCGCCTGACCGCCGCCGGAGTCGACACCTCCGGCGTGCGCGTCAGCGCCGAGCGGCACACCGCGCGCTTCGTCTGCACCACCGACCGCGACCAGAACCAGATCGCCACCTTCTACGCCGGGGCGATGGCCGAGGCCCGCGCCATCGACCTCGCCGCCCTCGTCCCGCGCCCCGGTGGCCTGCTCCTCGTGCACATCGGCGCGGACGACCCGGCGGCGATGCTGCGCCACACGGCGACCTGCCGGGCGCTCGGCATCCCGTTCGCGGCCGACCCGTCCCAGCAGCTCGCCCGCCTCGACGAGACCCAGGCGCGCCAACTCGTCTTCGGTGCAAGCCTGTTGTTCACCAACGCCTACGAGGCGGGGCTGCTGTGCAAGCGCACGGGATGGAGCGAGGAGGAGGTCCTCACCCGCGTCGGCTCCTGGATCACCACGCTCGGCGCGGACGGCGTGACCATCGCCCGCGCGGGCCGGCCGCCGCTGCGCCTGCCCGCCGTGCCCGCACGCCGGATCGCCGACCCGACGGGCGCGGGTGACGCCTTCCGGGCCGGGTATCTCGCGGGGGTCGCGCGGGGCTGGCCGGCCGACCGGTCGGCGCGGCTCGGGTGCGCGCTCGCCGCGCTGGCCCTGGAGTCGGTGGGAACGCAGGAGTACGAGCCCTCGCGCGTACGCGAGACGGCTTACTTACCTTTTGGTGAGTACCTGACTAAATAG
- the metK gene encoding methionine adenosyltransferase produces MPRRLFTSESVTEGHPDKIADRISDTVLDALLRADPAARVAVETLVTTGLVHLAGEVTTTAYAPMAQLVREAVVDIGYDSSAKGFDGASCGVSLSIGAQSPDIAQGVDTGGAGDQGMMFGYATDETATYMPLPIQLAHRLARRLTEVRKNGSVPYLRPDGKTQVTIEYEGSRPVRLDTVVVSSQHAAHIDLDALLLPDIRKFVVDHVLEELRDEGTELGTEGYRLLVNPTGRFEIGGPMGDAGLTGRKIIIDTYGGMARHGGGAFSGKDPSKVDRSAAYAMRWVAKNVVAAGLARRCEAQVAYAIGRAEPVGLFVETFGTATVSQARIEQAIADVFDLRPAALIRDLDLLRPIYAQTSAYGHFGRELPDFTWERTDRADALRAAAGV; encoded by the coding sequence ATGCCGCGCCGCCTGTTCACCTCCGAGTCCGTCACCGAGGGCCACCCCGACAAGATCGCCGACCGGATCAGCGATACGGTCCTCGACGCCCTGCTGCGCGCCGACCCCGCGGCCCGTGTCGCCGTGGAGACCCTGGTCACCACGGGCCTGGTGCACCTCGCGGGCGAGGTCACCACCACCGCGTACGCCCCCATGGCGCAGCTCGTCCGCGAGGCCGTCGTCGACATCGGATACGACTCCTCCGCCAAGGGCTTCGACGGCGCGTCCTGCGGCGTCTCGCTGTCCATCGGCGCCCAGTCGCCCGACATCGCCCAGGGCGTGGACACCGGCGGCGCGGGCGACCAGGGCATGATGTTCGGGTACGCCACCGACGAGACGGCGACGTACATGCCGCTGCCGATCCAGCTCGCGCACCGCCTCGCCCGCCGCCTCACCGAGGTCCGCAAGAACGGCTCCGTGCCGTATCTGCGCCCGGACGGCAAGACCCAGGTCACCATCGAGTACGAGGGCAGCCGCCCGGTGCGCCTCGACACCGTCGTCGTGTCCTCCCAGCACGCCGCCCACATCGACCTGGACGCGCTGCTCCTGCCCGACATACGCAAGTTCGTCGTGGACCACGTCCTGGAGGAACTGCGCGACGAGGGCACGGAGCTCGGGACCGAGGGCTACCGGCTCCTGGTGAACCCCACGGGCCGGTTCGAGATCGGCGGGCCGATGGGCGACGCGGGCCTGACCGGGCGGAAGATCATCATCGACACGTACGGCGGGATGGCCCGCCACGGCGGCGGCGCGTTCTCCGGCAAGGACCCCTCCAAGGTGGACCGTTCGGCGGCGTACGCGATGCGCTGGGTCGCCAAGAACGTCGTCGCCGCCGGGCTCGCGCGGCGCTGCGAGGCGCAGGTCGCGTACGCCATCGGGCGGGCGGAGCCGGTCGGCCTGTTCGTGGAGACCTTCGGCACCGCGACGGTGTCCCAGGCCCGCATCGAGCAGGCCATCGCCGACGTCTTCGACCTGCGCCCCGCCGCCCTCATCCGCGACCTCGACCTGCTGCGCCCGATCTACGCGCAGACCTCGGCGTACGGGCACTTCGGGCGCGAACTCCCGGACTTCACCTGGGAGCGCACCGACCGCGCGGACGCGCTGCGCGCCGCGGCCGGGGTCTGA
- a CDS encoding GtrA family protein, producing the protein MGTAQSQERTAPGAFTAFARFVLCGGGVGVASSFAVPALASWIPWVLANALITVVSTLLATELHARFTFGAGGRATWRQHTQSAGSAAAAYVVTSVAMLVLHQLVAAPGAVVEQAVYLSASALAGVARFVVLRLVVFARGRTQAPAAPAALPVPATVARATAPAGPAALCCAA; encoded by the coding sequence ATGGGGACAGCGCAGAGCCAGGAGCGGACGGCACCCGGCGCCTTCACCGCCTTCGCCCGCTTCGTGCTCTGCGGCGGCGGGGTGGGGGTCGCCTCCAGCTTCGCCGTGCCGGCGCTCGCCTCCTGGATCCCCTGGGTCCTGGCCAACGCCCTGATCACCGTGGTCTCCACGCTCCTCGCCACCGAGCTGCACGCCCGCTTCACCTTCGGTGCGGGCGGGCGCGCGACCTGGCGCCAGCACACGCAGTCCGCCGGGTCCGCGGCGGCCGCGTACGTGGTCACCAGCGTGGCGATGCTCGTCCTGCACCAGCTGGTGGCGGCGCCCGGCGCGGTCGTCGAGCAGGCCGTGTACCTGTCCGCCTCCGCGCTCGCCGGTGTCGCGCGGTTCGTCGTCCTCCGCCTCGTCGTCTTCGCCCGCGGCCGCACGCAGGCCCCGGCCGCCCCCGCCGCCCTGCCGGTGCCCGCGACCGTGGCCCGCGCCACGGCCCCGGCCGGCCCCGCGGCCCTCTGCTGCGCCGCCTGA
- a CDS encoding thioredoxin family protein, with product MRIGEATDADFGFEVRSGDRPVLVQFTAEWCGPCRQLAPALGEIAGQEADRLKVVQVDVDRNPETTVAYGMLSTPTSMAFRDGEPVWQVVGARAKRRLVGELAGAGVL from the coding sequence ATGCGAATCGGCGAGGCGACGGACGCGGACTTCGGGTTCGAGGTTCGTTCCGGGGACCGGCCGGTGCTCGTGCAGTTCACGGCGGAGTGGTGCGGGCCGTGCCGGCAGCTCGCGCCGGCCCTCGGTGAGATCGCCGGGCAGGAGGCGGACCGGCTGAAGGTGGTGCAGGTGGACGTGGACCGCAATCCGGAGACGACGGTGGCGTACGGGATGTTGTCCACCCCGACGTCGATGGCGTTCCGCGACGGCGAGCCGGTGTGGCAGGTCGTGGGGGCGCGGGCGAAGCGGCGGCTGGTGGGGGAGCTGGCGGGCGCGGGGGTGCTGTAG
- a CDS encoding serine hydrolase domain-containing protein, translated as MTAAAAAAVGILVASAPTPAAATTATEPDPVRQGLNALVHHDGMPAALASVKDPAGRTRTSTAGVGDLATGAEVPRDGQVRVGSNTKAFTAVVVLQLVAEGKLRLDDPVGEHLPGLLRGDGIDGDAIKVRHLLQQNSGLPNYTEYDIPLKHYEPKDLVDIALKHKANFAPGTKWQYSNTNYVLAGMIIEKVTRHSYAKELDRRVIKRIGLRHTYFPAPRDATIREAHPQGYIQEKPGAPLRDVTEMDPSWTWAAGQLVSTNSDLNRFYSALLGGRLLKKPQLDQMRTTVKGADKTFGPGARYGLGLVSKPLPCRPGEVYWGHGGSFPGYETRGGATTDGHAANVAVTTQPKDKKTMSHVDKVVEKALCA; from the coding sequence GTGACGGCGGCGGCAGCGGCGGCGGTCGGCATCCTCGTCGCGAGCGCGCCGACGCCGGCCGCGGCGACGACGGCCACCGAGCCCGACCCCGTGCGGCAGGGCCTGAACGCACTGGTGCACCACGACGGCATGCCCGCGGCGCTGGCGAGCGTCAAGGACCCGGCGGGCCGCACCCGCACCTCCACCGCGGGGGTCGGCGACCTCGCCACCGGCGCCGAGGTGCCCCGCGACGGCCAGGTGAGGGTGGGCAGCAACACCAAGGCGTTCACCGCCGTGGTCGTCCTGCAGCTGGTGGCCGAGGGGAAGCTCCGCCTCGACGACCCGGTCGGCGAACACCTCCCCGGCCTCCTGCGCGGCGACGGCATCGACGGCGACGCCATCAAGGTCCGCCACCTCCTCCAGCAGAACAGCGGCCTGCCCAACTACACCGAGTACGACATCCCGCTCAAGCACTACGAGCCCAAGGACCTCGTCGACATCGCGCTGAAGCACAAGGCGAACTTCGCGCCCGGCACCAAGTGGCAGTACAGCAACACCAATTACGTCCTGGCCGGCATGATCATCGAGAAGGTCACCCGGCACTCGTACGCCAAGGAGCTGGACCGCCGCGTCATCAAGCGCATCGGGCTGCGCCACACCTACTTCCCCGCCCCTCGCGACGCGACCATCCGCGAGGCCCACCCCCAGGGCTACATCCAGGAGAAGCCCGGCGCACCGCTGCGGGACGTCACGGAGATGGACCCGTCCTGGACCTGGGCGGCGGGCCAGCTCGTCTCCACCAACTCCGACCTCAACCGCTTCTACTCCGCCCTCCTGGGCGGCCGCCTCCTCAAGAAGCCCCAGCTGGACCAGATGCGCACGACCGTCAAGGGCGCCGACAAGACCTTCGGCCCCGGCGCCCGCTACGGCCTCGGCCTGGTCAGCAAGCCCCTCCCCTGCCGCCCCGGCGAGGTCTACTGGGGCCACGGCGGCAGCTTCCCCGGCTACGAGACCCGGGGCGGCGCCACCACCGACGGCCACGCGGCGAACGTGGCGGTGACGACCCAGCCGAAGGACAAGAAGACGATGTCCCACGTGGACAAGGTCGTCGAGAAGGCCCTGTGCGCCTGA